The region TGCCATCCGGGAAGCGGGGATCCACTTCGACGATGACGCGCTGGGCCGAAGCCACATGGTCGTAAATGGCGTGCACCAGGCTTTGGCACCCGTCGCGCGTCAAGGCCGAGATTTCAAACACCGGGCCCTTCCACTTGTAGCGCTTGATGAAATCTTTCACCCGCTTGGCGCGCTCGTCTTCCGGCACCATGTCCAGCTTGTTGAGCACCAACCAGCGCGGCTTGTCGTACAAAGACTCGTCGTACTTCTTCAGCTCGGCCACGATGGCCTTGGCTTCCGCCACCGGGTCAACCGCCGGATCAAAGGGCGCCAGATCAACCACATGCAGCAGCAAACGCGTGCGCTGCAAATGACGCAGGAACTGGTGACCCAAGCCCGCACCTTCGGCCGCGCCTTCGATCAAGCCGGGGATGTCGGCGACCACAAAGCTCTTCTCCGGCCCGACGCGCACCACACCCAGATTCGGGTACAGGGTCGTGAAGGGATAGTCCGCAATCTTGGGGCGCGCATTCGACACCGCGGTGATCAGCGTGGACTTGCCCGCATTGGGCTGGCCCAGCAGACCCACATCGGCCAGCACGCGCAATTCCAGCTTGACCTTTTTGGCCTCACCGGGCCAGCCGGGCGTCTTCTGACGCGGGGCGCGGTTGGTACTGGTCTTGAAATGCAAGTTGCCGAAGCCACCGTCACCGCCCTTGGCCAGCAGGATCTTTTCGTCCGGCTCCAACAACTCGGCGATCACCGTGTCGGTTTCCAAGTCTTTGATGATGGTGCCCACGGGCATGCGCAGGATGACATCATCCGAGGCCGCACCGTAGCAATCCGAACCGCGACCGGCCTCGCCATTGCGGGCCTCATGGCGGCGCGCATAACGGTAGTCGATCAAGGTATTGAGGTTGACGTCACCGACGGCATAAACACTGCCACCACGTCCGCCATCACCACCGTCGGGCCCACCGAAGGGGATGAACTTTTCGCGGCGAAAACTCGCACAGCCGGCACCACCATTGCCGGCCACGATATCGATGGTGGCTTCGTCGATGAACTTCATATGTCTTTCTCTGCGCTTCTTGCGGACAGCGGCCAATATTAAGTCAATGCGCACAGGCATTGTTTGCCGCCGCAAAAAGCAAAAGCCCCGGGCTAGCCGGGGCTTTGGGTCGCCGGCGGGCGGCTAGCCCCCGTCGGCGAATCGCATTCGCTGAAGTCTGCGCTTAGGCAGCCGTCACGAACACGGTCTGGCGGCTCTTTTCACCCTTGATGGCGAACGACACGTGGCCGTCAACCAAGGCGAACAGCGTGTGGTCCTTGCCGATACCGACGTTAGTGCCGGGATGGAACTTGGTACCGCGCTGACGCACGATGATGGAACCTGCCGAGATGAGTTGGCCGCCGAAGGCCTTCACACCCAACATCTTTGGTTTGGAGTCGCGGCCGTTTCGTGTTGAACCGCCGCCCTTTTTCTGTGCCATGGATCAGCTCCTTGAACTGTTAGCTAAAGAAGAAAACCGCGCTCAGCCGTTCACCGTGCTGATCAACAGCTCGGTGAAGTTCTGGCGATGGCCTTGACTCTTCTTGTAGTGCTTACGACGGCGCAGCTTGAAGATGCGCACTTTGTCGTGCCTACCGTGAGCCACAACTGTGGCGGAAACGCTTGCGCCCGCAACCAAGGGAGTGCCAATCTTCAATTCAGCGCCGTTGCCGACAGCCAAAATTTGGTCGATCACAATCTCTTGGCCAACATCCGCAGCAATCTGTTCTATCTTGATCTTTTCGCCGGCAGCAACTTTGTATTGCTTACCGCCGGTTTTTATGACCGCGTACATATCAGCCCTTTCAATTAAACCTGCCCGGCACTCGTCAATTCATCAGAGCAAGCCAGGCCAAACCCCTGCCACCCAAGAGCAACAGAGCCCGCGAGTATAGCACGACTTGCTGCTTTGACAAGCGACCAACCGTGCCGCAGCGCCTGCACGACAGCCGCTGTGCAAACCCAAGCGTGCCGCGCCGGGGTTCGCGCGGCTGTTCCTATAATCCACCTTCCGTCCCAATGAGAGCCGAGAGTGCACGCTGCGACTGCTTCGTCCCCCTCCACCGATCCCCTCCTGAGCGAGGCACTTGCCACACTGGCAGCAGAGATGCTGGAAGTCGATGCCGTCATTGCCCAGCGCCTGAGCTCTGACGTGGCTTTGATCAATCAGATTGCCGGCTACATCGTGCATGCCGGCGGCAAGCGCATGCGCCCCAAGCTGGTGCTGCTGTTTGCCAACGCACTCGGCTACGACCAACCTGGGCGCT is a window of Paucibacter sp. KCTC 42545 DNA encoding:
- the obgE gene encoding GTPase ObgE gives rise to the protein MKFIDEATIDIVAGNGGAGCASFRREKFIPFGGPDGGDGGRGGSVYAVGDVNLNTLIDYRYARRHEARNGEAGRGSDCYGAASDDVILRMPVGTIIKDLETDTVIAELLEPDEKILLAKGGDGGFGNLHFKTSTNRAPRQKTPGWPGEAKKVKLELRVLADVGLLGQPNAGKSTLITAVSNARPKIADYPFTTLYPNLGVVRVGPEKSFVVADIPGLIEGAAEGAGLGHQFLRHLQRTRLLLHVVDLAPFDPAVDPVAEAKAIVAELKKYDESLYDKPRWLVLNKLDMVPEDERAKRVKDFIKRYKWKGPVFEISALTRDGCQSLVHAIYDHVASAQRVIVEVDPRFPDGKPAAPAADDDAA
- the rpmA gene encoding 50S ribosomal protein L27, coding for MAQKKGGGSTRNGRDSKPKMLGVKAFGGQLISAGSIIVRQRGTKFHPGTNVGIGKDHTLFALVDGHVSFAIKGEKSRQTVFVTAA
- the rplU gene encoding 50S ribosomal protein L21 is translated as MYAVIKTGGKQYKVAAGEKIKIEQIAADVGQEIVIDQILAVGNGAELKIGTPLVAGASVSATVVAHGRHDKVRIFKLRRRKHYKKSQGHRQNFTELLISTVNG